ACAGtgtgtgtttgggtgtattatgcagatctgtACGAAGACCGTCACATATGGGTTCCTATCTATCTGGACCACCACTTCTgggcagggatgagaagcacacaaaggagcgagagcatgcattcattttttaacaagtacATCACCCGTAACAGCTCGCTCATTCAGTTCGTCAAACAGTACGATAATTGCCTCGGAAGCAGGgagcaagcagagagagaatcagatgctgcagattttcataCGGTCATACCATGTGCAACCAAATCCCCCATCGAAACTCAGTTTCAAGATGCGTACACCCAAGCAAAGTTTAGGGAAGTCCAAGCCCAATTCAGAGGAAAGGCGAATTGCATCACCAGATTAAAGAATTCTGCTCTAGGCTATTCAGTATACGAAGTTGGAGAACAAGTTTCCAGCTCAATATTGGACAAGTTCGCGGTTACCTACGACTCAGTTGCAGCCGAGGTAAAATGCCAATGTTTATTATTCGAGTCGAGAGGGATACTGTGCCGTCACGCACTAAGCGTGTTAAGCTTCGAACAAGTAAGCCAAGTGTCCCCTAGGTACATACTGgaacgatggagcaagaaggtaaagaggcgacacacacacatcaagagcagccacgacgagccactaattgagccaagaagcaagaggttCGACCAACTTCTTTTCCGTTCGCAAAATATTTGCGAATTTGCCTCCGAATCAGAGGAGCTGATTGCAATTCTGCACCGTGCGTACGACAACGTCATGGCCGAGATGGAAGCAGTAAAAGCCAAAAGGAAGGGGACATCTTCTTTATCCCACGAAgacgccaacttggaatccgttaacgagcttcaaagcctgccaaggattcgaacaagaggacgtccaaaaaacaggctaggttcaaagctggagaaacagattgcaaatgccacaaagaagaagaagacaaaaGTTTTAAGCGAGATAAATGTGATGTTCTTTAAATCTGTGGCgattgagtttatttttctaGTTAATTGTTTAGCTAATGCGTGAGTGTTATATTCAGATAAACCtgtttgatgctgcatcagcggCGCATTCAAGTAGCAGCCAATACCAGGGACAAGTTATAAATTATCAGTTCAGGGTACCAGCAGCAGGGGATAActctttgggtgtatagttATAGGGAGTATGGGTGTAAAATCCCTGTtacctttgggtgtatttttgttaatagACAATTTACATATAGACACATATATAGATACATATAGAACAAAAGCTGTAAAAATTCACAGGTTATGGGCGTATTTTTCagttgatgttttttttttcatattttagtaGTTGTAATTCATTCATTTTGAATACTGCACAGACAATTGGGTGTATATTATTACTCAACCTCGGGTGTATTATTAGACTAGCGTTGGGTGTAACAATTTATAATATGCGTATGCCTTGATTTTTTGCTTTATGTTTTACCACCTGTAATACAGTTTTTAAATACATCACAGACAGTTTATTAGCACAGATAGTTTAACTATGGGAAAAAATATACATTGAATAAATTGAATGGCAAACATTTACATCATTTGTTCAATTTACAAACTACCCAGTTTCTATATCCTCAGAATTAATCTGACAGAACGGACTCAATAATACAGAGGATGGCTTCGACAGCCTTATAGCACTACTCTCTCTAATTGCCTGATCTCTCTGTCTATTCAACTCACTAAATAGTATCCGGGAAGCATATTCCACTCTGTAGTGGTCCACCTCCTCCTACAATTAAAAAGTATGTTATGTTTAAACAGAAATATTAATTCAGTAAAGTAATACAGAGTTATATACTTCTAAAGACAGTTACCTGTGTCCAGTTATCCCATTCATACTTCCCCTTTTTAATGTTTTCCGGCTCTATTAACTCAAGCCACTTCATTACGTAAATAGCGCAGTCATAGCTGAAaacgaagaaaataaattacaaatctcaTTTAGGAAAGTTTAAGGTTCAGAGTCACAAATCTATACCTTGTTTTTTGGCCTGAAATTTTAACATATGGGGCTTTAATTTCCTTCTCCTTTTCGCCTTTCTCGAGAGGTTTCCCGCCGGCATATGCTATCAATCTCGAAAATACATATCCCTTAAATACCAAAACAAGTCAGTAATACACCCGAGTCAATTGACAAG
The Arachis stenosperma cultivar V10309 chromosome 7, arast.V10309.gnm1.PFL2, whole genome shotgun sequence genome window above contains:
- the LOC130942253 gene encoding uncharacterized protein LOC130942253 → MDSRKRKQREEESDSDSESESEPSDESEESLPAEKEKKKKETKTTPKETPQKKKKVVVEDSPPEEDQYFDGETYEISSDELDEWLGENVNKFTGYVFSRLIAYAGGKPLEKGEKEKEIKAPYVKISGQKTSYDCAIYVMKWLELIEPENIKKGKYEWDNWTQEEVDHYRVEYASRILFSELNRQRDQAIRESSAIRLSKPSSVLLSPFCQINSEDIETG
- the LOC130939114 gene encoding protein FAR-RED IMPAIRED RESPONSE 1-like, whose translation is MKEKNPNFFFELQLEEDQSIKLAFWADARSRAACEYFGDVISFDTTYNTNRYNLVCGSFVGVNHHGQSTLLGCSLMKNEEIESFKWLFQCWLRCMGGNAPKGFLTDQCASMKRALEACMPTTVHRWCIWHIMKKIPSKLNGYKAHADVEQQMSHVVWNSHSKDSFDRNWNDFLVNFGLADNKWLSDLYEDRHIWVPIYLDHHFWAGMRSTQRSESMHSFFNKYITRNSSLIQFVKQYDNCLGSREQAERESDAADFHTVIPCATKSPIETQFQDAYTQAKFREVQAQFRGKANCITRLKNSALGYSVYEVGEQVSSSILDKFAVTYDSVAAEVKCQCLLFESRGILCRHALSVLSFEQVSQVSPRYILERWSKKVKRRHTHIKSSHDEPLIEPRSKRFDQLLFRSQNICEFASESEELIAILHRAYDNVMAEMEAVKAKRKGTSSLSHEDANLESVNELQSLPRIRTRGRPKNRLGSKLEKQIANATKKKKTKVLSEINVMFFKSVAIEFIFLVNCLANA